The Streptomyces sp. Je 1-332 genome has a window encoding:
- a CDS encoding LuxR C-terminal-related transcriptional regulator: MGRAPEPRLTDVTEVREGYGGSDAWWPEQGRVLREAEADLCARGRVVVSGPWGSGKSHVLRELARRAGAAGDTRCLPLAGCRQLECEPYGLLAQLVGMLPPSREPAPPFDLRPPFDLRPPLDLRPPPEPSDADPPSVASVARAVRQLCLDDGAGGWTVLIDDVHLADQLSLDVLDFCCRTLPPSRLRLAFSLPSAHCASGELNAVLGGGHAPWTELRMLTEAEVAAALVSQGVSAGHAASAYRDSGGHPLLARAAASEFGTDHERPTAQSARLAQAWWQSVPTPWRGTLTALALTRSADASLLCACGYDDAERDVERAGRAGLVVRDPAGRVAFASELLRRQAEFAIGPMERAALHHALATATPDPLAAARHRLLAVAGPDERAAGDGVAAARTARSCAEPGLAAELMQLAARRTATDDRPLLLERWLQACRDAADAGDAGLASRAVAALTLLRAPDAEAEALLALLDAHGQGLENQSATLARLAALTRSDASLRARLGLYTAIRHNIAGRPEESLAAAEQAALDARSSARPDIEAAALTMQARIERLTQRGDAKATLARALTVSPGLPSGQLRYSPHYLRLRHTLYDDDHATTQSGLHHLLGHAEATGSTEDLQEIWRSLAESDLRRGHVAAAEGWSRRALHLARAMRLSPGPACATHALVQVEREGPGQAAITAQWGLRQSKEDEDSIFTARNLHALAQALLCLHQFEAAAAALGEVARLEQHQLTADLSAFKWHHLYADALTLAGRADQAERFLTRLTEEHPQPAPAVAAALLRSRARLDLHHHRTDQAAERLAEAARTFDDSHLPLEHAHTLVLLGQAEQKRRRAAAARRHREHAHDLYTRAQATYRAERTHHLLLRLDRTAPTGPGRELTQVEADIARHVASGASNREVANTLFISVKTVEAHLSRIYRKLSLTSRTQLALRMRQQ, translated from the coding sequence ATGGGGCGCGCCCCGGAACCTAGGCTCACGGACGTGACCGAGGTGCGTGAGGGGTACGGCGGGAGCGACGCGTGGTGGCCGGAGCAGGGCCGGGTGCTGCGGGAGGCAGAGGCTGACCTGTGTGCGCGGGGCCGCGTCGTGGTGAGCGGGCCCTGGGGTTCGGGAAAGTCCCACGTACTGCGGGAGTTGGCCCGCCGCGCCGGCGCCGCCGGGGACACACGATGTCTCCCGCTGGCGGGGTGCAGGCAGCTTGAGTGCGAACCGTATGGACTTCTGGCGCAGTTGGTCGGAATGTTGCCGCCGTCGCGGGAGCCCGCGCCACCCTTTGACCTACGTCCGCCCTTTGACCTACGTCCACCCCTTGACCTACGTCCACCCCCGGAGCCCTCTGATGCGGACCCGCCGTCTGTCGCCTCCGTGGCAAGGGCGGTACGGCAGTTGTGCCTCGACGATGGCGCCGGGGGTTGGACAGTGCTGATCGACGACGTACATCTGGCGGACCAACTGAGCCTGGACGTCCTGGACTTCTGCTGCCGTACGCTTCCCCCTTCCCGCCTGCGGCTGGCCTTCTCCCTTCCGTCCGCCCACTGCGCTTCGGGAGAGCTGAACGCGGTGCTCGGCGGAGGCCACGCCCCCTGGACCGAGCTACGGATGCTGACCGAGGCCGAGGTCGCCGCGGCCCTCGTGTCTCAGGGCGTCTCCGCCGGGCATGCCGCCTCGGCGTACCGCGACAGCGGCGGCCATCCGCTGCTGGCGCGCGCCGCGGCGAGCGAATTCGGCACGGATCACGAGCGGCCCACTGCCCAGTCGGCCCGCCTGGCGCAGGCTTGGTGGCAGTCGGTCCCCACCCCCTGGCGGGGCACCCTCACCGCGCTGGCACTGACCCGCTCGGCCGACGCGTCGCTGCTCTGCGCCTGCGGATACGACGACGCCGAACGCGACGTGGAACGTGCGGGCAGAGCGGGCCTCGTTGTCCGCGACCCGGCGGGAAGAGTCGCCTTCGCCTCCGAACTGCTGCGAAGGCAGGCTGAGTTCGCCATCGGGCCCATGGAGCGTGCAGCCCTCCATCACGCTCTGGCAACCGCCACCCCTGACCCGCTCGCCGCAGCCCGGCATCGTCTGCTGGCCGTGGCCGGTCCGGATGAGCGAGCCGCCGGTGACGGTGTGGCCGCGGCTCGCACAGCCCGTTCCTGCGCCGAGCCGGGCCTTGCCGCCGAGCTCATGCAACTGGCGGCGCGCCGCACCGCCACCGACGACCGGCCTCTTCTTCTGGAGCGCTGGCTCCAGGCGTGCCGAGACGCGGCCGACGCCGGCGACGCCGGTCTCGCCTCGCGCGCGGTCGCTGCCCTCACCCTCCTGCGCGCGCCCGACGCCGAGGCGGAGGCACTGCTCGCACTCCTTGACGCGCACGGCCAGGGACTCGAGAACCAGAGCGCCACCCTGGCGCGCCTGGCGGCCCTGACCCGTTCCGATGCCTCGCTCCGCGCCCGGCTCGGGCTCTACACGGCCATTCGGCACAACATCGCGGGCCGGCCCGAGGAGTCCCTGGCCGCCGCCGAGCAGGCAGCACTCGACGCCCGATCCTCCGCACGGCCGGACATCGAGGCGGCCGCCCTGACCATGCAAGCCCGCATCGAACGCCTCACCCAGCGGGGCGACGCCAAGGCCACCCTCGCCCGGGCGCTCACGGTCAGCCCCGGCCTACCTTCCGGTCAACTCCGCTACAGCCCGCACTACCTGAGGCTTCGTCACACTCTCTATGACGACGACCACGCGACCACGCAGAGCGGTCTGCACCATCTGCTCGGGCACGCTGAGGCCACGGGCAGCACCGAGGACCTCCAGGAGATCTGGCGCAGTCTCGCCGAGAGCGACCTGCGCCGCGGCCACGTCGCCGCCGCCGAAGGCTGGAGCCGACGCGCCTTGCATCTCGCCCGGGCGATGCGCCTCTCCCCCGGTCCCGCCTGCGCCACGCACGCCCTCGTACAGGTCGAGAGGGAAGGTCCCGGCCAGGCCGCCATCACCGCCCAGTGGGGTCTGCGACAGTCCAAGGAGGACGAGGACAGCATCTTCACGGCGCGCAACCTGCACGCCCTGGCCCAAGCGCTGCTGTGCCTCCACCAGTTCGAGGCGGCAGCGGCGGCCCTCGGTGAGGTGGCCCGCCTCGAACAGCATCAACTCACCGCCGATCTCTCAGCCTTCAAGTGGCACCACCTGTATGCCGACGCACTCACCCTGGCCGGCCGGGCGGACCAGGCCGAGCGCTTTCTCACCCGCCTCACCGAGGAGCATCCCCAACCGGCCCCGGCCGTCGCCGCGGCCCTGCTCCGCAGCCGGGCACGGCTCGACCTCCACCACCACCGAACCGACCAGGCCGCCGAGCGGCTGGCCGAAGCCGCCCGCACCTTCGACGACTCGCACCTGCCCTTGGAGCACGCACACACCTTGGTTCTGCTGGGGCAGGCGGAGCAGAAACGGCGCCGGGCGGCAGCCGCGCGCCGCCACCGGGAACACGCCCACGACCTCTATACGCGGGCCCAGGCGACCTACCGCGCCGAGCGGACCCACCACCTCCTCCTACGACTCGACCGCACCGCGCCGACCGGCCCCGGGCGGGAACTGACGCAGGTCGAGGCGGACATCGCCCGCCATGTGGCCTCCGGTGCGTCCAACCGGGAGGTGGCCAACACGCTCTTCATCTCCGTCAAGACGGTCGAGGCCCACCTGAGCCGCATCTACCGCAAGCTGTCCCTTACGTCACGCACCCAACTCGCCCTGCGGATGCGGCAGCAGTGA
- a CDS encoding putative Ig domain-containing protein: MPITPRSTTLRAAIAGTVACLTLAASPQLASAQHTSATPPPAPGLLSALQRDLNLTPEQARTRLADERAARGAATRIRSTIGDRVVGMWFDGASGKLHVNLNGSADAATAERLGAITHRTAYTPRELTEALAVVRGQVRDVPGVVSWGVDQRTGRIDVVTAADRHTPETERLLERLRSLGDIVRHSTIADAPRQQQGSVVGGEKWIPGSESPCSVGFSVTASGGAKGFLTAGHCTNDANQPAYGKDGSRLGTSNQGGSHSINAREGDFGLVAVDQTGWDLSPKVSGYGQGDVTVTGSAEGVVGQSVCRSGQTSGWRCGEITKVNQSVDYGNVVIDGLSWTDACSSGGDSGGSYVTATGGRAVGLHSGGGSATCGSSGTTNTIFQPVNEALQKWNLSLATSNPQPGDVTVGAVSDQSGTVGQSATLNNTAQGGTAPYKWSASGLPAGLRIDAGTGTVTGTPTTAGTSTVTLTATDATGKTGSTTFTWTVSAPGGGTLALTHPGNQTVYTGRPYSLPLTASGGTGTRTFTATGLPAGLTINVGTGTISGSPTAWGIHNSRITVKDGAGKTAAITVNWYVFN, encoded by the coding sequence GTGCCCATCACCCCTCGCAGCACCACGCTACGTGCTGCCATCGCCGGCACCGTCGCGTGCCTCACCCTCGCCGCGTCTCCCCAACTCGCCTCGGCGCAGCACACATCAGCCACACCTCCACCGGCTCCAGGCCTCCTGTCCGCACTCCAGCGCGACCTGAACCTGACGCCGGAACAGGCGCGTACCCGCCTCGCCGACGAGAGAGCAGCCAGGGGCGCGGCCACCCGAATCCGCTCCACCATCGGTGACCGGGTCGTCGGCATGTGGTTCGACGGTGCGTCGGGAAAGCTGCACGTCAATCTCAACGGCTCCGCGGACGCGGCCACCGCCGAACGGCTCGGAGCCATCACCCACCGCACCGCCTACACTCCGCGTGAGTTGACCGAGGCCCTCGCCGTGGTCCGCGGCCAGGTCCGCGACGTTCCCGGGGTTGTCTCCTGGGGTGTCGACCAGCGCACCGGCCGGATCGACGTCGTCACCGCCGCCGACCGCCACACCCCGGAAACCGAGCGCCTCCTGGAGCGGCTGCGCAGCCTGGGAGACATCGTCAGACACTCCACGATCGCCGACGCACCGCGCCAGCAGCAGGGCAGCGTCGTCGGCGGCGAGAAATGGATACCCGGCAGCGAGAGCCCCTGCTCCGTCGGCTTCTCGGTCACCGCCTCCGGCGGAGCGAAGGGATTCCTCACCGCCGGGCACTGCACCAACGACGCCAACCAGCCCGCGTACGGCAAGGACGGCAGCCGCCTCGGCACCTCCAACCAGGGCGGAAGCCACAGCATCAACGCACGCGAGGGCGACTTCGGACTGGTGGCCGTCGATCAGACCGGATGGGACCTCTCCCCGAAGGTCTCCGGCTACGGGCAGGGCGACGTCACGGTCACCGGCTCAGCCGAAGGGGTCGTCGGCCAGAGCGTCTGCCGCTCCGGCCAGACCAGCGGTTGGCGCTGCGGAGAGATCACCAAGGTCAACCAGAGCGTCGACTACGGCAACGTCGTCATCGACGGCCTCTCCTGGACGGATGCCTGCTCCTCCGGGGGAGACTCCGGGGGTTCCTACGTCACGGCCACCGGCGGCAGAGCCGTGGGGCTGCACTCCGGGGGAGGCAGCGCCACCTGCGGCAGCTCCGGCACGACCAACACCATCTTCCAGCCGGTCAACGAAGCCCTGCAGAAGTGGAACCTGTCTCTGGCCACCAGCAACCCGCAGCCCGGCGACGTCACCGTCGGTGCCGTGAGCGACCAGAGCGGCACGGTGGGGCAGAGCGCCACGCTGAACAACACCGCTCAGGGTGGCACGGCCCCCTACAAGTGGAGCGCCTCGGGCCTGCCCGCGGGCCTGCGGATCGACGCCGGCACCGGAACCGTCACCGGAACACCCACCACGGCGGGCACCAGCACGGTGACCCTCACGGCCACCGACGCCACCGGCAAGACCGGCAGCACCACGTTCACCTGGACCGTCAGCGCACCCGGAGGCGGCACCCTCGCCCTGACGCACCCCGGCAACCAGACCGTCTACACCGGCCGCCCCTACTCCCTGCCCCTGACCGCGAGCGGCGGCACCGGAACCCGCACCTTCACCGCCACCGGCCTGCCCGCGGGCCTGACCATCAACGTCGGCACGGGCACGATCTCCGGGTCCCCCACGGCCTGGGGCATCCACAACAGCCGGATCACCGTCAAGGACGGGGCGGGAAAGACCGCGGCCATCACCGTCAACTGGTACGTCTTCAACTAG
- a CDS encoding dienelactone hydrolase family protein, which translates to MPTKTLQIPTPDGRSDAFAAFPDGSERHPGVLLYADAFGIRPVLEEMARELAGHGYYVLVPNYFYRHGPAPLLELPAHIGEEARPSILARLMPLINEHIADERVESDADAYLRFLTAQPEVAAGPVAVTGYCIGGLLAIRTASAHPGQVAAVAGFHCPVVADGPDGLHRLLSKITAQVHLGHAESDLTPEALGELNRALDTAGVAYTSEIYPGTVHGYTMADTDAFSASGLKRHWERLLDLLDGSLGNG; encoded by the coding sequence ATGCCCACCAAAACGTTGCAGATTCCCACCCCGGACGGCCGGTCCGACGCTTTCGCCGCCTTTCCCGACGGCAGTGAGCGTCACCCGGGGGTGCTGCTGTACGCGGACGCCTTCGGCATACGGCCCGTTCTGGAAGAGATGGCCCGCGAACTGGCCGGGCACGGCTACTACGTGCTCGTCCCCAACTACTTCTACCGTCACGGCCCGGCGCCGCTGCTCGAACTTCCCGCGCACATCGGAGAAGAGGCCCGGCCCTCCATCCTGGCCCGGCTGATGCCTTTGATCAACGAGCACATCGCCGACGAACGTGTCGAGAGCGACGCGGACGCCTACCTCAGGTTCCTCACCGCCCAACCCGAGGTCGCTGCCGGGCCGGTGGCCGTGACCGGCTACTGCATCGGAGGCCTCCTGGCGATACGCACCGCCTCGGCCCACCCCGGCCAGGTGGCCGCCGTCGCCGGATTCCACTGCCCCGTGGTCGCGGACGGGCCCGACGGTCTGCACCGCCTTCTCTCCAAGATCACCGCCCAGGTGCACCTCGGCCACGCCGAATCGGACCTGACGCCCGAGGCCCTCGGCGAACTCAACCGGGCTTTGGACACCGCAGGTGTCGCCTACACCTCCGAGATCTACCCCGGCACCGTCCACGGCTACACCATGGCCGACACCGACGCCTTCAGCGCTTCCGGCCTGAAGCGCCACTGGGAGCGCCTGCTGGATCTCCTGGACGGAAGCCTGGGCAACGGCTGA
- a CDS encoding aldo/keto reductase yields the protein MHYRPIGKTSVSAIGLGAMPLSIEHRPDERRATATIHAALDAGITLIDTADSYHWHAGEAGHNELLIARALAHYGGDTSDLLIATKGGRGRPGDGSWTVNATPSHLKRAAEASLRRLGVEAIGLYQLHKPDPAVPWADSVGALRELLDAGTIRSAGISNVTTHQIREAHAILGAGLVSVQNQYSPAVRESEPELRLSTQLGLAFLPWSPLGGISRSSLDGPSGPVATHTAFHRVAAERGVSPQQITLAWLLNRSPAMIPVPGASRPASIQASAEATDLELSAAEQRQLDEALPR from the coding sequence ATGCATTACCGCCCCATCGGGAAAACCTCCGTAAGCGCGATCGGCCTGGGTGCCATGCCGCTGTCCATCGAGCACCGCCCGGACGAACGGCGGGCGACCGCCACCATCCACGCGGCCCTGGACGCCGGCATCACGCTCATCGACACCGCCGACAGCTACCACTGGCACGCCGGTGAGGCCGGGCACAACGAACTCCTCATCGCCCGGGCCCTGGCCCACTACGGCGGCGACACCTCCGACCTGCTCATCGCCACGAAAGGCGGCCGGGGCCGCCCCGGAGACGGCAGTTGGACCGTCAACGCCACCCCCTCCCACCTCAAGCGCGCCGCCGAAGCGTCCCTCAGACGCCTGGGCGTGGAAGCCATCGGCCTGTACCAGCTGCACAAACCGGACCCGGCCGTGCCCTGGGCGGATTCCGTGGGAGCGCTGCGCGAACTGCTCGACGCCGGCACCATCCGATCCGCCGGGATCTCCAACGTCACCACCCACCAGATCCGCGAGGCGCACGCCATCCTGGGTGCGGGGCTGGTCTCCGTGCAGAACCAGTACTCACCCGCCGTCCGCGAGAGCGAGCCCGAGCTGCGCCTGAGCACTCAGCTGGGGCTGGCCTTCCTGCCCTGGAGCCCGCTGGGCGGCATTTCGCGCAGTTCCCTCGACGGTCCCTCCGGGCCGGTCGCCACCCACACCGCCTTCCACCGCGTCGCCGCCGAGCGCGGCGTCAGCCCACAACAGATCACCCTGGCCTGGCTGCTGAACCGCTCCCCGGCGATGATCCCCGTACCGGGCGCCAGCCGCCCGGCCTCCATCCAGGCCTCCGCCGAGGCGACCGACCTCGAACTGAGCGCAGCAGAACAGCGCCAGTTGGATGAAGCACTGCCCAGATGA
- a CDS encoding NAD-dependent epimerase/dehydratase family protein — protein MQRICVIGGSRYFGKLLVQRLQAAGHQVTVINRGSVPPPAGVEHLVADRDDEAALVAALGARSFDVVVDQVCYTPVQAAIAARVFSGRTQRYVMTSTIEVYDPATAALPEIPSGTPIPERTVDPATWRVQTNLPWHDAAYLEGHYAEGKRQAEAVLTQHHGFDFATVRSAHVLGGGSQEFTGRLAHYVERITQGIQVTVHAHPLPTVFIHYRELADLLLWAATATDFTGPLNACSDGPLDVRALSALIATQVGTEALYRTVGAGVGVGVGVGEPASPFSFDRHYAMSNARAKELGFRFSHTAQWLPEAVAEALSTPSDTTATATA, from the coding sequence ATGCAAAGAATCTGCGTGATCGGCGGAAGCCGCTACTTCGGCAAGCTCCTGGTGCAGCGCCTGCAGGCGGCAGGCCACCAGGTCACTGTGATCAACCGCGGCTCCGTCCCGCCGCCGGCAGGGGTCGAGCACCTCGTCGCCGACCGCGATGACGAGGCCGCCCTGGTCGCCGCGTTGGGCGCCCGCAGCTTCGACGTGGTCGTGGACCAGGTCTGCTACACCCCGGTGCAGGCCGCCATCGCCGCCCGCGTCTTCAGCGGGCGTACCCAGCGCTACGTCATGACCTCCACGATCGAGGTCTACGATCCGGCGACCGCCGCACTGCCCGAGATCCCGAGCGGCACACCAATACCTGAACGGACGGTGGATCCGGCCACGTGGCGGGTGCAGACGAATTTGCCCTGGCACGACGCGGCATACCTGGAGGGGCATTACGCCGAGGGCAAGCGCCAGGCGGAGGCAGTCCTCACGCAGCATCACGGGTTCGATTTCGCCACCGTGCGCAGCGCCCATGTCCTGGGCGGCGGCTCCCAGGAGTTCACCGGCCGGCTGGCGCACTACGTCGAACGCATCACCCAGGGAATTCAGGTCACCGTGCACGCCCATCCGCTGCCCACGGTCTTCATCCATTACCGGGAGCTGGCCGACCTGCTGCTGTGGGCGGCCACGGCCACCGACTTCACCGGGCCGCTCAACGCATGCTCCGACGGCCCGCTCGACGTCCGCGCCCTGAGTGCCTTGATCGCCACCCAGGTCGGCACCGAGGCCCTCTACCGCACCGTGGGTGCGGGCGTGGGCGTAGGCGTGGGCGTGGGCGAGCCTGCCTCGCCGTTCTCCTTCGACCGCCACTACGCCATGAGCAACGCCCGCGCGAAAGAACTGGGCTTCCGCTTCTCCCACACCGCCCAGTGGCTTCCCGAAGCCGTCGCCGAAGCCCTCAGCACACCGTCCGACACCACCGCCACCGCCACCGCCTGA
- a CDS encoding FG-GAP-like repeat-containing protein, giving the protein MPRSRRILTYAIAAAAAATAGFLLPPGAAAAAPRSAASDFNGDGYADLAVGVPGGTVDGRAKAGYVNVVWGGPKGVGAHGSIRVTQATPEVPGSPEAGDRFGASVTLTDLNGDGIAELLAGAPGEDVTDRGSDAGMVTVVGGSKTGPGPGSTVLTGPSPSAAYGTSIAAADLTGGGNKAIVVGGTDKVVARVIQGEDSLVTTVVAAPMGGRAPVLATGDFDSDGTADLAVAYWTSGVPSTQSHVRLWKWDADRSEMANFWNTDNAGVTALAAGDFDGDGHDDLALGECREIADENIDDPCGPENLAKGGGIHVHYGSTASGSFGARAQTLNQDTAGVPGAAEDGDRFGAALAVADVNRDGHDDLIAGAPGEAIGSRAGAGAAWLVRGGAQGLVDAKGAARSLSWNQDTSGVPGVAEAGDTFGAAVAAGDRNADGVPDVTVGSPGENSSLGAAWLFPQGSVGGSAAFSPRTLGLPYLSTAHAYGKPLSSH; this is encoded by the coding sequence GTGCCTCGCAGCCGCCGCATTTTGACGTACGCCATCGCGGCAGCCGCTGCCGCCACCGCCGGGTTCCTGCTCCCGCCCGGTGCTGCCGCTGCCGCGCCCCGCAGCGCCGCCAGCGACTTCAACGGTGACGGTTACGCGGACCTAGCGGTCGGCGTCCCGGGCGGGACCGTGGACGGGCGGGCCAAGGCCGGGTACGTCAACGTCGTCTGGGGCGGGCCCAAGGGCGTCGGCGCCCATGGAAGCATCCGTGTCACCCAGGCCACCCCCGAAGTTCCCGGATCTCCGGAGGCGGGCGACCGCTTCGGGGCTTCCGTGACCCTGACCGACCTCAATGGCGACGGCATCGCGGAACTGCTCGCCGGTGCCCCCGGTGAGGACGTCACCGACCGCGGCAGCGACGCGGGCATGGTCACCGTCGTAGGCGGCTCGAAGACCGGGCCGGGGCCGGGGTCGACGGTCCTGACCGGGCCCTCGCCGTCGGCCGCGTACGGCACCTCGATCGCGGCGGCCGATCTCACCGGGGGCGGCAACAAGGCGATCGTGGTCGGTGGCACGGACAAGGTGGTCGCCCGGGTCATCCAGGGCGAGGACAGCCTGGTCACCACCGTGGTCGCCGCTCCCATGGGTGGCCGCGCCCCCGTTCTGGCCACCGGCGACTTCGACAGCGACGGCACGGCGGACCTGGCCGTGGCGTACTGGACCTCGGGGGTCCCCAGCACGCAGTCCCACGTACGGCTGTGGAAGTGGGACGCCGACCGGTCCGAGATGGCCAACTTCTGGAACACGGACAACGCCGGCGTGACCGCCTTGGCCGCCGGCGACTTCGACGGTGACGGTCACGACGACCTGGCGCTCGGCGAATGCCGTGAGATCGCCGACGAGAACATCGACGACCCGTGCGGTCCCGAGAACCTCGCCAAGGGCGGCGGCATCCACGTCCACTACGGAAGCACCGCGAGCGGCTCGTTCGGCGCCCGTGCGCAGACGCTCAACCAGGACACCGCGGGCGTGCCGGGGGCGGCCGAGGACGGCGACCGCTTCGGCGCCGCCCTCGCCGTCGCAGACGTCAACCGCGACGGCCACGACGACCTGATCGCGGGCGCTCCGGGTGAGGCCATCGGAAGCCGGGCGGGGGCGGGTGCCGCTTGGCTGGTGCGGGGCGGCGCTCAGGGGTTGGTCGACGCCAAGGGCGCCGCCCGTTCACTCTCCTGGAACCAGGACACGTCGGGTGTCCCGGGCGTGGCCGAGGCGGGCGACACCTTCGGCGCGGCGGTCGCCGCGGGTGACCGCAACGCCGACGGTGTACCGGACGTGACGGTCGGATCACCGGGCGAGAACTCCTCCCTGGGCGCCGCCTGGCTCTTCCCCCAGGGATCGGTCGGCGGCTCGGCGGCCTTCTCGCCCCGCACGCTCGGCCTCCCCTACCTCTCCACGGCACACGCGTACGGAAAGCCGCTGAGCAGCCACTGA
- a CDS encoding LysR family transcriptional regulator, with product MIDVQRLRVLRTVAEHGSFNRAAAVLHLTPSAVSQHVAALERSLGAQVVARSTRGVTLTPAGVIMVGAAESVAAELVHAKQQVDQLGSGRTQITIATFTSGGRLLLPGALARLTADHPDTVVHVREAEPEDSLPLVRQGAVDVAIAYHFDGPLPGRLGPSTGLAWTTLMEDPLHVVLPDTHRLADRTSLDIAELAAEPWVLGCLKTEAYLRRHAERAGFEPEVRGTTTDYFFARSLVAAGVGISLIPSIALTPQITGIRTVPIAPPTPTRHIGVATILRRRHPQVMTLVAALQDPSPTLD from the coding sequence TTGATCGATGTGCAGCGGCTCCGGGTCCTGCGGACAGTGGCCGAACACGGCAGCTTCAACCGGGCGGCGGCAGTCCTCCACCTCACGCCCTCGGCCGTCTCCCAGCACGTCGCCGCGCTCGAGCGCAGTCTCGGCGCCCAGGTGGTCGCGCGCAGCACCCGCGGGGTCACCCTCACCCCGGCCGGGGTGATCATGGTGGGCGCCGCCGAGTCGGTCGCCGCGGAGCTCGTGCACGCCAAGCAGCAAGTCGACCAACTCGGCAGCGGGCGCACCCAGATCACCATCGCCACCTTCACCAGCGGAGGCAGGCTCCTGCTGCCCGGCGCCCTCGCCCGCCTGACCGCCGACCACCCCGACACCGTGGTCCACGTCCGGGAAGCCGAGCCCGAGGACAGCCTGCCACTGGTCCGCCAAGGTGCCGTGGACGTCGCCATCGCCTACCACTTCGACGGCCCGCTGCCGGGCCGGCTCGGCCCGAGCACCGGCCTGGCGTGGACGACGCTCATGGAGGATCCTCTGCATGTCGTCCTGCCTGACACCCACCGGCTGGCCGACCGCACCTCGCTCGACATCGCTGAACTGGCCGCCGAACCCTGGGTACTCGGCTGCCTCAAGACCGAGGCCTACCTGCGCCGCCACGCCGAACGTGCCGGCTTCGAACCCGAGGTGCGCGGCACGACGACCGACTACTTCTTCGCCCGCTCGCTCGTCGCCGCAGGCGTGGGAATCTCACTGATCCCCTCCATCGCACTGACCCCGCAGATAACGGGGATACGCACCGTCCCCATCGCGCCGCCTACGCCGACCCGGCACATTGGTGTCGCCACGATCCTCCGCCGACGTCACCCACAGGTCATGACGCTGGTCGCGGCCCTTCAGGACCCATCGCCGACGCTGGACTAG
- a CDS encoding endo-beta-N-acetylglucosaminidase H, which yields MFTLVRSRVRTAALALSAVAALAFGATATTGASAAPAPSPAPAPASAPAKQGPTSVAYVEVNNNSMRNVGKYTLADGGDNVFDVAVIFAANINYDTTKKSAYLHFNENVQRVLDNADTEIRPLQQKGIKVVLSVLGNHQGAGFANFPSQQAASAFAKEMSDTVTKYGLDGIDFDDEYAEYGNNGTGQPNTSSFVHLVSALRANMPNKIISLYNIGPAASRLSYDGVDISTKFDYAWNPYYGTWQVPGIALPKSKLSPAAVEIGRTSQSTAADLARRTVSGGYGVYLTYNLDGTDRSADVSAFTRELYGSDAVYTP from the coding sequence ATGTTCACTCTGGTACGGAGCAGAGTGCGGACCGCCGCGCTCGCCCTCTCGGCCGTCGCGGCCCTCGCTTTCGGCGCGACCGCCACGACGGGCGCGTCAGCGGCCCCCGCCCCCAGCCCCGCTCCCGCCCCCGCATCCGCTCCCGCGAAGCAAGGGCCGACCTCGGTGGCGTACGTCGAGGTGAACAACAACAGCATGCGCAACGTCGGCAAGTACACGCTTGCCGACGGCGGCGACAACGTCTTCGACGTAGCCGTGATCTTCGCGGCGAACATCAACTACGACACGACCAAGAAGTCGGCGTATCTGCACTTCAACGAGAACGTGCAGCGTGTACTCGACAACGCCGACACGGAGATACGGCCGTTGCAGCAGAAGGGCATCAAGGTCGTCCTCTCGGTCCTCGGCAACCACCAGGGCGCCGGGTTCGCCAACTTCCCCTCGCAGCAGGCGGCTTCGGCGTTCGCGAAGGAAATGTCGGACACCGTGACCAAGTACGGACTCGACGGTATCGACTTCGACGACGAATACGCCGAGTACGGCAACAACGGCACCGGCCAGCCCAACACCAGCTCGTTCGTGCACCTGGTGTCGGCACTGCGCGCGAACATGCCGAACAAGATCATCAGCCTCTACAACATCGGCCCGGCCGCATCGCGCCTGTCCTACGACGGCGTCGACATCTCCACCAAGTTCGACTACGCCTGGAACCCGTACTACGGCACCTGGCAGGTCCCCGGCATCGCACTTCCCAAGTCGAAGCTGTCACCGGCGGCCGTCGAGATCGGCCGGACCTCGCAGAGCACGGCCGCCGACCTCGCCCGCCGCACCGTCAGCGGCGGGTACGGCGTCTACCTGACGTACAACCTCGACGGCACCGATCGCAGCGCCGATGTCTCCGCGTTCACGAGGGAGTTGTACGGCAGTGACGCCGTCTACACCCCGTAG